The DNA segment GCGTCAGGTTCGGGACGCCGTCCATCCCGTTCGCGACCGGCAGCCCGTGCCAGTGGACGGTCGTCTCGTCGGGGAGTTCGTTGGTCAGTGAGACGCCGACGACGTCCCCCTCCGAAACCCGGATCTCCGGGCCGGGAAGCGTGCCGTCGTACAGCCACGTCGACTGGGAGACGCCCGACGCCTCGGCTCCCGGCGCAGCCGTCAACGCGAACGTCTCGTCGGCCGGACCGGACGGGGGCGCACGTGGTGTGACGTCCGTCGGATCACCTGCGAGTCCGCTGTCGCCCCCGGGAAGCGATTCCGCGAGCGAGGTGCAACCTGCGAGTGCGGCCACGCCGGCACCGCCAAGGACCTGTAGCGCACGACGCCTCGATATTCCGTGTGAATTATCAGTCATATTTTATTATTGTCGTATCTGCGTGTCTAAATGCGCGAATATCTGCGCCCGCTCCTATCGTTCCCGGAGCGTCCGGGCCCGTTCCTCGAACTCCGCTTCGTCGATCTCACCGCGCGCGTACCGTTTCTGAAGCGTCTCCATGGCGTCGTCCGTTCGTCCCTCCGTGGATGCCGGTGTCGATCCGGCGATCGCGCTTCACAACAGGTAGACGACTGTTCCCATGATCAGCAGACCGACGAGTGGACCGAGAAACGAAACCAGCCACCAGCCTCCCGTTCCGCCCATCTGTAACAGCGAGGACCAAGTCATACCTATCATAGACGACCGAGACATAAGTATTGTACGCGTCAAGCAATTCTATCTCGGTGCATCGTTCGTGGTCTGTATTGCCCCGTTCCCGGGCCCTCAGGCGAGGCCAGATCCGAGCCGGTTACGCCGGACCGAACACCGAAAATCGAAGATTTTCGAGCTTGACGAACCTCACCGTTCGTCAAACAGCTCCTCACCGTCGACCATCGTCGTCTGGACGTCGGCGATCTCGATGTCGCGGTCGCCGCCGCGCGAGCGCGTGACGCCCATTGTCTCCGCGGAGAGGTTCGACACCGTGTACTCGGCGTTCGGATCGTGCAAGCGGCGGTACTCCCGGCCCATAGCCGGCCGTTCCGTGCGGCAAAAGTGATGGCGATCGTAGCGATGTCGCCGGACGCGATCACTCAGCGAGGGCTTTCGGGACGATCCAGCGTGTCACAGCCGTCAGTCCGAGGATGATCAGTACGACCACGATCGTGATGACGACAGCAGCGTCCATACCCGAACATCCAACGCCGAGAAATAAAGCAGTACCGCTCCCCTACAGGTGGTGACGGA comes from the Halapricum desulfuricans genome and includes:
- a CDS encoding SHOCT domain-containing protein encodes the protein METLQKRYARGEIDEAEFEERARTLRER